One stretch of Halobacillus litoralis DNA includes these proteins:
- a CDS encoding ferritin-like domain-containing protein gives MQDYRESFIQRLQRSIEEEWKDHDFYSRLKGDTSNRLFRDYIKHAENDELKHYQMFQHLHLQLTGKYHEFEPKTIDYRSFENGVIKAQQDEFKSAEMYREMLFMVPTPGAYHALFTAMTDEMEHATRFGTIYGRLN, from the coding sequence ATGCAGGACTATCGTGAGTCCTTTATCCAAAGGCTGCAAAGGTCAATTGAAGAAGAATGGAAGGATCATGATTTTTACAGCCGGCTAAAAGGGGATACAAGCAACCGTTTATTCAGGGACTATATTAAGCATGCCGAGAATGATGAATTAAAGCATTATCAAATGTTCCAACACCTTCATCTTCAGTTGACAGGAAAATATCATGAATTTGAACCAAAGACGATCGATTATCGGTCTTTTGAGAATGGTGTGATCAAAGCCCAACAAGATGAGTTTAAATCGGCTGAGATGTACAGGGAGATGCTGTTTATGGTTCCAACCCCCGGCGCTTATCATGCATTATTTACAGCCATGACTGATGAGATGGAACAT